In one Bacteroides sp. genomic region, the following are encoded:
- the hisF gene encoding imidazole glycerol phosphate synthase subunit HisF: protein MLTKRIIPCLDIKNGRTVKGVNFQNLQDAGDPVELSRIYSAEGADELTLLDITATLEGRETFVKVVKEVAKAISIPFTVGGGINTPQQVETLLASGADKVSINTSAIVNHGLISELAKRFGSQCVVVAIDTQLTEKGWEVVSHAGTRSTGLLAVPWAKTCYERGAGEILLTSFTSDGTRQGFALEITREVSEKINIPVIASGGAGNPGHFEEAFTTGKADAALAAGIFHYGVLSIAEIKAFLKKKGIPVRI, encoded by the coding sequence ATGCTCACCAAACGTATTATCCCCTGTCTTGACATTAAGAATGGCCGCACCGTTAAAGGTGTAAATTTCCAAAATTTGCAGGATGCCGGTGACCCGGTTGAACTTTCAAGAATATATTCAGCAGAGGGGGCCGACGAACTCACCCTCCTTGACATTACTGCTACACTGGAAGGTCGCGAAACATTTGTTAAGGTGGTGAAGGAAGTGGCAAAGGCCATAAGCATTCCCTTTACTGTGGGGGGAGGTATCAATACCCCACAGCAGGTTGAAACTTTGCTGGCATCCGGGGCCGATAAAGTTTCCATAAATACTTCGGCCATTGTTAATCATGGCCTTATTTCAGAACTTGCCAAAAGGTTTGGTTCACAATGCGTTGTAGTTGCTATTGATACCCAACTCACTGAAAAGGGCTGGGAGGTTGTTAGTCATGCCGGCACCCGCTCCACCGGGCTATTGGCAGTTCCCTGGGCCAAAACATGCTATGAAAGAGGTGCAGGCGAGATTCTTCTGACTTCCTTTACTTCTGATGGAACACGCCAGGGGTTCGCCCTGGAAATTACCCGGGAAGTCTCAGAAAAAATTAACATTCCCGTCATTGCTTCAGGTGGCGCAGGCAATCCCGGGCACTTTGAAGAGGCATTCACCACCGGAAAAGCGGATGCTGCCCTGGCTGCAGGGATATTCCATTATGGGGTGCTTAGTATTGCCGAAATTAAAGCTTTTCTGAAAAAGAAAGGGATCCCGGTAAGGATTTAA
- a CDS encoding DUF4332 domain-containing protein yields MANYKIEDLEGVGPALGEKFRAAGVNNTDGLLEHAKTKKQRKELAEKTGISEEKVLKFANMVDLYRIKGIGSEFAELLEAAGVDTVPELGQRNAENLTKKMEEVNLEKKLVRRTPALKEVEDWVAQAKELPRALEY; encoded by the coding sequence ATGGCTAATTACAAAATTGAAGATTTAGAAGGCGTAGGCCCAGCATTGGGTGAGAAATTCCGCGCAGCAGGCGTTAACAACACCGATGGTCTGCTGGAACATGCCAAAACGAAGAAACAGCGAAAGGAACTGGCCGAAAAAACCGGCATTAGCGAAGAAAAAGTACTGAAGTTTGCCAATATGGTTGACCTATATCGCATCAAGGGCATTGGCTCTGAGTTTGCTGAACTGCTGGAAGCTGCCGGCGTGGATACCGTTCCCGAACTGGGCCAGCGCAATGCCGAGAATCTTACTAAAAAAATGGAAGAAGTGAACCTGGAGAAAAAACTGGTTCGCCGCACCCCTGCCCTGAAAGAAGTTGAAGACTGGGTTGCCCAGGCTAAAGAACTGCCAAGGGCGCTTGAATATTAA
- the mgrA gene encoding L-glyceraldehyde 3-phosphate reductase, protein MLYKANPARYEGMQYNRTGRSGLLLPAISLGLWHNFGGVDLYENGRQIIHRAFDAGITHFDLANNYGPPPGSAEENFGRMLATDLRAYRDELIISTKAGYLMWPGPYGEWGSRKYLLSSLDQSLKRMKLKYVDIFYSHRPDPDTPLEETMMALDQAVRQGKALYAGISSYSAEQTAQAAEILRQLGTPCLIHQPRYSMLDRWVEDGLLDTLEQYGIGCIVFSPLAQGLLTDRYLKGIPADSRAGRPTGFLSPEQITEDKMMVIRALNDIAHNRGQSLAQMAIAWLLKDKRVTSVLIGASSVDQLNQNLEALNNPYFDEFELRQINETLANF, encoded by the coding sequence ATGCTATATAAAGCGAATCCAGCCCGCTACGAGGGCATGCAATACAACCGCACAGGCCGCAGCGGTCTCCTGCTCCCGGCCATTTCCCTTGGCTTATGGCATAATTTCGGAGGCGTTGACCTCTATGAAAATGGCCGCCAGATCATTCACCGCGCCTTCGATGCCGGCATTACCCACTTCGACCTGGCCAACAACTATGGCCCACCGCCCGGCAGTGCCGAAGAAAACTTTGGCCGGATGCTGGCTACCGATCTAAGGGCTTATCGCGATGAACTGATCATCTCTACCAAGGCTGGCTACCTGATGTGGCCCGGACCTTACGGCGAATGGGGCTCGCGCAAATACCTCCTCAGCAGCCTCGATCAGAGCCTCAAGCGGATGAAGCTTAAATACGTTGACATCTTTTACTCCCATCGCCCTGATCCCGACACTCCCCTCGAAGAAACCATGATGGCCCTTGATCAGGCGGTTAGACAGGGTAAAGCCTTGTATGCCGGCATTTCCAGTTATTCTGCTGAGCAAACGGCCCAAGCCGCTGAGATCCTTCGCCAGTTGGGAACACCCTGCCTGATTCACCAGCCCCGCTATTCCATGCTCGATCGTTGGGTGGAGGACGGATTGCTCGATACCCTTGAACAATATGGCATTGGCTGCATTGTCTTTTCGCCCCTGGCCCAGGGATTGCTTACCGACCGCTACCTGAAGGGAATTCCAGCTGATTCGCGTGCCGGAAGGCCTACCGGTTTTCTTAGCCCTGAACAAATCACTGAAGACAAAATGATGGTGATTAGAGCGCTCAATGATATTGCCCATAATAGGGGACAATCCCTGGCCCAGATGGCTATTGCCTGGCTGCTGAAAGACAAACGGGTCACCTCGGTACTCATTGGCGCCAGCAGCGTTGACCAGCTCAATCAAAACCTCGAAGCCCTCAATAACCCCTACTTCGATGAATTTGAACTCAGGCAAATCAATGAAACGCTTGCAAATTTTTAA
- a CDS encoding M81 family metallopeptidase, with amino-acid sequence MKRFSILSSGFLFSGLLLASLLTGCENEKPAAGSKETLTIVYAEFMHEVNSFSPVITKERDFRADHLFYGEDARASGIAEKKQLSGFLKAVRKLGKESIEAIPLVHAKSMSGGPVDSVFYQHIKTILLEGIAGQPRVDGVYLSLHGAMGVQGMHDPEGDIIEAVRELVGPAVPIAVSFDLHANVTQRRVDCADIIVGYKTNPHRDHSKTGFKSGELLIRTMRGEIEPVMVMNKMRLLKGGGINIDFLSPFRKIFRQMKKMEKDDGVLSVSFFPVHIWIDGPELGYTTLAIADGKPELAQEKADELADMAWAVRDVPQPEGNSPEEAVEIARRKGFARRLGTLVFCDVSDAVGTGTPGESTWILKTLIEKGPELTSYITMRDEEAAREAWNYNIGDQVSLTVGGKIDTVYNQPLQYSGEIIFKEETSYGKTLIIKHDGIHMVLAELPIASRYTADYKDLGLSLWKADIVVVKNLFPFRYRYILYNRKTVNVMSPGLSSTDVTSLHYEHVPRPIYPLDNLDSWRYID; translated from the coding sequence ATGAAACGATTCTCAATACTATCTTCCGGATTCCTTTTCTCAGGTTTATTGCTGGCATCCCTCCTTACCGGATGTGAAAACGAAAAGCCCGCAGCAGGTTCAAAGGAGACCCTGACGATTGTTTATGCCGAGTTTATGCACGAGGTAAATAGCTTTTCACCGGTGATCACTAAGGAGCGCGATTTCAGGGCCGATCACCTGTTTTATGGTGAAGATGCCAGGGCATCAGGCATCGCAGAGAAAAAGCAGCTGTCAGGCTTCCTGAAGGCGGTTAGAAAGCTGGGCAAGGAAAGTATTGAGGCCATCCCACTGGTGCACGCCAAATCAATGTCAGGTGGCCCAGTAGATAGTGTGTTTTATCAGCATATCAAAACCATCCTCCTCGAAGGTATTGCAGGTCAACCGAGGGTGGATGGCGTTTACCTCTCGTTGCACGGGGCCATGGGGGTGCAGGGAATGCACGACCCGGAAGGAGACATCATCGAGGCTGTAAGGGAACTTGTTGGACCAGCTGTGCCCATTGCTGTCAGTTTCGATCTTCATGCCAACGTGACCCAACGCAGGGTCGATTGCGCAGATATCATTGTTGGGTATAAGACTAACCCTCATCGTGACCACAGCAAAACCGGCTTCAAAAGTGGGGAATTGCTGATTCGCACCATGCGCGGGGAAATTGAACCCGTGATGGTAATGAACAAGATGCGCTTGCTGAAAGGCGGCGGAATCAACATTGATTTCCTCTCTCCTTTCCGCAAGATCTTCCGTCAGATGAAAAAGATGGAAAAGGATGACGGGGTATTATCAGTTTCCTTTTTCCCGGTGCATATCTGGATCGATGGGCCTGAACTGGGTTATACCACCCTTGCCATTGCCGATGGCAAACCTGAGCTGGCGCAGGAAAAGGCCGATGAGCTGGCCGATATGGCCTGGGCCGTAAGAGATGTCCCCCAGCCTGAAGGCAATTCCCCTGAGGAAGCCGTTGAAATCGCACGAAGGAAAGGTTTTGCCCGCCGCCTTGGCACACTGGTATTTTGCGATGTTTCGGATGCAGTAGGCACTGGAACCCCTGGGGAAAGCACCTGGATTCTGAAAACCCTGATAGAGAAAGGCCCCGAACTGACCTCATACATCACTATGCGCGATGAAGAGGCCGCCAGGGAAGCCTGGAACTATAACATAGGTGATCAGGTGAGCCTCACCGTCGGGGGAAAGATCGACACGGTCTACAATCAACCCCTGCAATACAGTGGTGAGATCATCTTCAAGGAAGAGACCAGCTATGGGAAAACCCTGATCATCAAGCATGATGGCATCCATATGGTGTTGGCTGAACTGCCCATTGCCTCGCGCTACACGGCCGACTACAAGGACCTGGGCCTTTCGCTTTGGAAAGCCGATATTGTAGTGGTCAAAAACCTGTTCCCATTCCGTTACCGGTATATCCTGTATAACCGAAAAACGGTGAACGTAATGAGCCCGGGACTGAGCAGTACCGATGTTACCTCACTCCATTATGAGCATGTTCCGCGGCCAATCTATCCCCTGGATAATTTGGATTCGTGGAGATACATTGATTGA
- a CDS encoding bile acid:sodium symporter family protein: MYSLLEGIDNIRLNFSEGSLLFMNITLAAIMFGVALEIKIQNFRDILKYPKSFMLGVGSQFVVLPALTFLLVILLNPPPSVAMGMILIAACPGGNISNFISSLSKANIALSVSLTASATLSATLMTPLNFALWGGMYVQYSARAMHLNIPIEIDFVQMAQTVFILLGVPLLLGMYVGNRFPQFTKKYLKPIKIGSVILYLSFIFGALYANLEHFAGSILPIGILVLLLNVVTLSSGFLVGTIARVPRADRRTLSIETGIQNSGLALILIFNPKLFDANGGMAFMAAWWGIWQMVSGLLLAALLSRIKMPVAQEAKVPVRNEK, translated from the coding sequence ATGTATTCTTTGCTGGAAGGGATTGATAATATCAGGCTGAACTTTAGCGAGGGCAGCCTGCTGTTTATGAATATAACCCTGGCCGCCATTATGTTTGGCGTGGCCCTTGAAATCAAAATTCAAAACTTCAGGGATATCCTTAAGTACCCCAAATCGTTCATGTTGGGGGTGGGTTCACAGTTTGTGGTTTTGCCGGCACTGACTTTTCTGCTGGTGATCCTGCTGAACCCGCCGCCATCGGTGGCCATGGGTATGATCCTGATCGCTGCCTGTCCCGGGGGGAATATTTCCAATTTTATTTCTTCGCTGTCGAAAGCCAATATAGCCCTTTCCGTGAGCCTTACAGCCTCAGCCACCCTTTCGGCCACCCTTATGACCCCCCTGAACTTTGCCTTGTGGGGAGGGATGTATGTGCAATATTCAGCAAGGGCCATGCACCTGAATATTCCTATTGAAATTGACTTCGTGCAAATGGCCCAAACGGTTTTTATCCTGCTTGGGGTTCCCCTTCTATTGGGGATGTATGTGGGGAATCGCTTCCCGCAGTTTACCAAAAAATATCTGAAACCCATCAAGATCGGCTCTGTGATACTGTACCTGAGCTTTATTTTTGGCGCCTTGTACGCAAACCTGGAACATTTTGCCGGGAGCATCCTGCCCATTGGCATTTTGGTGTTGCTTTTAAATGTCGTGACTCTTTCCAGCGGTTTTCTTGTTGGGACCATTGCCAGGGTCCCGCGGGCTGACAGGAGGACCCTGAGCATTGAGACCGGGATTCAAAACTCGGGCCTTGCCCTGATCCTGATCTTTAATCCCAAATTGTTTGATGCCAATGGTGGCATGGCCTTTATGGCAGCCTGGTGGGGTATCTGGCAAATGGTCAGTGGATTGTTATTGGCCGCTTTGCTCTCGAGAATAAAAATGCCGGTAGCACAGGAGGCTAAGGTGCCCGTAAGGAATGAAAAATAG